A region from the Lolium perenne isolate Kyuss_39 chromosome 4, Kyuss_2.0, whole genome shotgun sequence genome encodes:
- the LOC127301363 gene encoding protein TIFY 11c isoform X3: protein MIGQGSSRGAAMATMGLMPGADGVEAAHVTPEERIKNTMELLLFPQRPGTLMENLHQSRILEPERAQLTIFYDGRTFVLDDFPAEKADQLMQLAGSFAAPAASDDELVCPSMPAQHFLGGIPALQNLCVCSGMPRKASLQRFLEQRKGRIAAADPYLVAPARAAKETAKPVAVGDGGAPWLSVNCGLNLN, encoded by the exons ATGATTGGGCAGGGGAGTAGCAGGGGAGCGGCCATGGCGACCATGGGCCTCATGCCGGGCGCCGACGGTGTCGAGGCGGCGCATGTGACGCCGGAGGAGAGGATCAAGAACACCATGGAGCTCCTGCTCTTCCCCCAGCGGCCCGGCACGCTCATGGAAAACTTGCATCAAAG TAGGATCTTGGAGCCCGAGAGAGCGCAGCTGACCATCTTCTACGACGGGAGGACCTTCGTGCTCGACGATTTCCCCGCCGAGAAGGCCGACCAACTGATGCAGCTCGCCGGCTCCTTCGCCGCGCCGGCCGCCTCCGACGATGAGCTCGTCTGCCCTAGCATGCCGGCGCAGCATTTCCTGGGAGGTATACCTGCACTGCAGAATCTGTGCGTTTGTTCAGGCATGCCCAGGAAGGCCTCGCTCCAGAGGTTCCTCGAGCAGAGGAAGGGCAGGATCGCCGCGGCAGACCCGTACCTGGTGGCACCGGCTCGGGCGGCAAAGGAGACGGCCAAGCCTGTGGCTGTGGGAGACGGTGGCGCGCCGTGGCTCAGCGTCAACTGCGGGCTGAACCTCAACTGA
- the LOC127301363 gene encoding protein TIFY 11c isoform X4 produces MIGQGSSRGAAMATMGLMPGADGVEAAHVTPEERIKNTMELLLFPQRPGTLMENLHQRILEPERAQLTIFYDGRTFVLDDFPAEKADQLMQLAGSFAAPAASDDELVCPSMPAQHFLGGIPALQNLCVCSGMPRKASLQRFLEQRKGRIAAADPYLVAPARAAKETAKPVAVGDGGAPWLSVNCGLNLN; encoded by the exons ATGATTGGGCAGGGGAGTAGCAGGGGAGCGGCCATGGCGACCATGGGCCTCATGCCGGGCGCCGACGGTGTCGAGGCGGCGCATGTGACGCCGGAGGAGAGGATCAAGAACACCATGGAGCTCCTGCTCTTCCCCCAGCGGCCCGGCACGCTCATGGAAAACTTGCATCAAAG GATCTTGGAGCCCGAGAGAGCGCAGCTGACCATCTTCTACGACGGGAGGACCTTCGTGCTCGACGATTTCCCCGCCGAGAAGGCCGACCAACTGATGCAGCTCGCCGGCTCCTTCGCCGCGCCGGCCGCCTCCGACGATGAGCTCGTCTGCCCTAGCATGCCGGCGCAGCATTTCCTGGGAGGTATACCTGCACTGCAGAATCTGTGCGTTTGTTCAGGCATGCCCAGGAAGGCCTCGCTCCAGAGGTTCCTCGAGCAGAGGAAGGGCAGGATCGCCGCGGCAGACCCGTACCTGGTGGCACCGGCTCGGGCGGCAAAGGAGACGGCCAAGCCTGTGGCTGTGGGAGACGGTGGCGCGCCGTGGCTCAGCGTCAACTGCGGGCTGAACCTCAACTGA